AAACAGGTACGTCTATAACATCTCCGCCCCATTCTTCAACCAGTAAGCCTTTTTCTGATAATTCTTGTCTCACTCTTTCAATATTAGCAGAAGGCTTATCTATTTTATTAATGGCAATTATTATAGGAACGCCAGCTGCCTTTGAGTGGTTTATTGCTTCTACAGTTTGAGGCATAATTCCATCATCTGCCGCAACAACTAATATTGCTATATCTGTAACCTTCGCTCCTCTTGAACGCATTTCAGTAAAAGCCTCATGGCCAGGAGTATCCAAAAATACAACTTTCTTACCGTTTACAGTTACCTCAGAAGCTCCGATGTGCTGAGTGATTCCTCCTGCTTCTCTATCTGTAACTCTTGTATTTCTAATTGAGTCAAGAAGTGAAGTTTTACCATGGTCAACGTGTCCCATAACAGTTACTATAGGAGGTCTAGGTTTTAAATCTTCTGCCTCGTCTTCTTCGATAATTATATCAGCTGCTTCTTCTTCTTTTTCTTCTCTTTCAAGCGAAATATCATAATCTAAAGCTATTTTTTCAGCTGTTTCAAATTTAATCTCTTGATTAATATTTGCCATGATACCTAGCTTGATTAACTTCATAATTACTTCAGATGCAGCTATATCTAGTTTTTTTGCTAAGTCTCCCACAACAATAGTGTCACCTATTATTATAGCGTTTGAGTCATAAGCGTCTTCCTCTTCAAAATCTATTTCTTCTGGTTCAATTTCTTGTTTAGGTTGCTCTTCAATGTTTTCTATGTCCTTAATATCTTCTACTTCTGTTTTTGTCATATTTTCCTCTTTCTCTTCTCTTTTATCTCCCAAAAGTTCAATGATGACTTCTGCTTCTTCCATCGAAAGAGAACTCATATGATTTGTAACTTTTATATCTAATTCTTCCAGCTTTTCAATTAGTTCTTTACTGGTCATGTTTAGTTCCTGTGCAAGTTTATATACTCTAGTCTTTTGCATAGGCTCCACCTCCTAGTAATTTTAACATGCTTTGTGAAAATCCTTCATCCGTTATCCCTATTACTACTCTTTCGTCTTTTCCAATTGCATTACCTATTTGTTGTCTATCTAGTTCTTCACTTACTGGGATATCTCTGTAGCTACATTTGTCTTTGATTCTTTTTCTGGTATTTTCAGAAGCATCACTGGCTAAAAAAACTAATTTTACTTTATTCTTTTTTATAGCTTCGAGAGTGATTCCTTCTCCTGATACCATTTTCCTGCTTTTGTAAGCAAATCCTATAAGTGTTAATACTTTACTTAGATTCAAGTTTTTCCAGCTCCAATTTTAATTTTTCATAAACTTCTTGTGAAATTTCTGTTTTAAATGCTCTGTTCAGGGCTTTTGTCTTTATGGCTTTTTCGAGACATGCCATCTCTTTGCAGATATAAGCTCCTCTTCCATTCGCTTTAAGGGTTGGATCAAAGAAAATCTCTCCATCTTTATTTCTAACTATCCTTATTAATGCTTTTTTGTCGCTTCTTTCATTACAGGCTATACATTTTCTTTGAGGAATTTTCTTCTGCTTCATTCCTATCCCTCCTATAATTCGGCCTGACTTTCACTTTTTATATCTATCTTCCATCCAGTCAACTTTGCTGCCAATCTAGCATTTTGACCTTCTTTACCTATAGCTAGCGATAGCTTGTCATCAGGTACTACTACCTTTGCGCTTTTGTCATCTTCATTTACATCTACTGATATTACCTTAGAAGGGCTAAGAGAAGCAGATATAAATTCCTTTGGATCCTCGCTATATATAATTATATCTATTTTTTCACCTTTTAGCTCATCAACTATGTTTTTAACTCTTTGTCCCTTTGGCCCTACACATGCTCCTATAGGATCTACATTTTCATCTACAGAATGCACTGCCATTTTTGTTCTAGAGCCTGCTTCTCTTGATATAGATTTAATTTGAACTACACCATCAAATATTTCAGGTACTTCACTTTCAAATAATCTTTTAACTAACCCTGGATGACTTCTAGAAACTAAAATTTGTGGTACATTGTTGTTCTTCTTAACCTCAAGAACATAAACCTTCACTCTAGCTCCTGGCATATAGTTTTCAAAAGGTATTTGCTCAGAAGGAGGAAGTACTGCTTCTGCAGATATAGTGATATCCTTGCTGCCTATAATGCTAAGATTCACATACACATTTCCTTTTCCTTGTCTTGATACTTCTCCAGTTATAATCTCAGATTCTCTGTTTAAAAATTCTTCGTAGACGATGTCTCTTTCAGCCTCTTTAATCTTTTGAATAACCATTTGTCTAGCTGCTTGAGCTGCTATTCTTCCGAAATTTTTTGGAGTAACTTCTTCTTCTATTACATCTCCATCTCCGTAGTTTGGTCCATAGCGTTCCTGAGCTTCCTCAACGCTAATTTCCCCTTCGCCCAAATCATATTCATATTTGTTAACAACTGATTTTCTGCTGAAGACTTTAACTTCACCTTTGTCTTTATCCATTTCTACTCTAACATTACTTGATGTTCCAAAATTCTTTTTATAAGCATTAAGTAGTGCCGATTCTAAAGCTTCGAATAGAATTTCTTTGCTTATGCCTTTTTCCGTTTCAATTTGTTCTAAGGCAGCAATAAATTCAGCGTTCATTTTTTTTCCTCCTTGATGAATCCTTTATATTTTTATCATTAGGCGAATAACCGCCACATTTTTTTTAGGAAATTTCATTAATCCTTTTGAAGTCTGTACCTCAATTTCATTATCTTCGCTTAGGCCTACTAAAGTGCCTTCAAACTCTTTCACCCCATCGATAGCTTTAAATAGCTTTAGCTCTACTTCTTTTCCTTTTTCTCTTATAAAGTCTTTTTCTTTTTTAAGATGTCTGTCCAGCCCTGGTGAAGAAATTTCAAGCATATAATTTTCTTCAATTGGGTCAAGCTCATCTAGTTTTTCACTTATCAGATGGCTAAAGTGCTGACAATCATCCAAAGACATTTTTCCCTGCTTATCGATATATATCCTAAGATACTTCAAAGAACCTTCTTTGACATATTCTACATCAACTAGTTCAAAAGGGTCAGTAATCATATCACTTACTATTCCCTCAATTAAAAGTTCTAATTTACTAGCCATAATAACACCTCCTATTAAGTTGTAATGTGCATTGCGAAAAGATAAAATGAAAGAGTGGGTATTAGTTCACCCACTCTTGCTGAGATTTCTTGATTAAGCTAATCTACTAAGATTCTCACACCTAAAGGGGAGCACCTTATCAAATACATTTCATAAAATAACGCACATTCTCATTATAACAGATTATTTATATACAAGCAACCTAAAGAAGCGAAAGTTGATTGGTTTCAGGAAGGCTGTTAAGGCATCCATAACTTATAAGAGTTTCTATTAC
This is a stretch of genomic DNA from Acetoanaerobium sticklandii. It encodes these proteins:
- a CDS encoding L7Ae/L30e/S12e/Gadd45 family ribosomal protein; its protein translation is MNLSKVLTLIGFAYKSRKMVSGEGITLEAIKKNKVKLVFLASDASENTRKRIKDKCSYRDIPVSEELDRQQIGNAIGKDERVVIGITDEGFSQSMLKLLGGGAYAKD
- the rnpM gene encoding RNase P modulator RnpM, whose protein sequence is MKQKKIPQRKCIACNERSDKKALIRIVRNKDGEIFFDPTLKANGRGAYICKEMACLEKAIKTKALNRAFKTEISQEVYEKLKLELEKLESK
- the nusA gene encoding transcription termination factor NusA, translated to MNAEFIAALEQIETEKGISKEILFEALESALLNAYKKNFGTSSNVRVEMDKDKGEVKVFSRKSVVNKYEYDLGEGEISVEEAQERYGPNYGDGDVIEEEVTPKNFGRIAAQAARQMVIQKIKEAERDIVYEEFLNRESEIITGEVSRQGKGNVYVNLSIIGSKDITISAEAVLPPSEQIPFENYMPGARVKVYVLEVKKNNNVPQILVSRSHPGLVKRLFESEVPEIFDGVVQIKSISREAGSRTKMAVHSVDENVDPIGACVGPKGQRVKNIVDELKGEKIDIIIYSEDPKEFISASLSPSKVISVDVNEDDKSAKVVVPDDKLSLAIGKEGQNARLAAKLTGWKIDIKSESQAEL
- the rimP gene encoding ribosome maturation factor RimP gives rise to the protein MASKLELLIEGIVSDMITDPFELVDVEYVKEGSLKYLRIYIDKQGKMSLDDCQHFSHLISEKLDELDPIEENYMLEISSPGLDRHLKKEKDFIREKGKEVELKLFKAIDGVKEFEGTLVGLSEDNEIEVQTSKGLMKFPKKNVAVIRLMIKI